AGTAAAATCACCGATAAGACTACTTATTTCCTCGTATAAGAGACAGTTCATTTTTGCCTCAACAATTACTGCTCTTTGGGCTTCAATTAATGCCTTAGTAAATGTTATGTTACCCAATTTCCTTTATAGCGTAGATCACTTGTCGAAAGTTGAAATAGGATATATGTCCCTAATTTACAGCATCGTAGCAATTGTATCAGCATTTATGGGGGGAGAATTAAGTGAAAAAATTGGAAGGAGAACTGTATCAATAATAGGTGGTATATTAGGGATTTTATTATCGATTGTCTTTTTATTAATGGCCTCATCTCCATCATTAATAATATTGTATGTTATAATATTAGGGTTTGTGTCAGTATTTGGCGGAGGAGGAATAATGAGTTATGTCAATGAGAATTTCCCCACTAAGATTAGAAGTACCGGAGTTTCCTTAAGCTGGAATATAGGATTTTTAATAGGAAATACTGTTCCGTTATTGCTTACATTAGCCCTCTACTATTCTTCAATAACGTTATTTCCAGTAGTTGAGACAATAGCGATGGCTACTTTAAGTATTTCAGTAGTAATTATAAGCCTTATCTCTCATGAGACCAGAGGAAATATAGAGTTAGAAAAGCAGTAGCTTCTTAGCATTTATCTCACATATTTTCTCTTTTTCTTCATTACTAAGATGTTCAATCGCGTCATAAGGTCTAAAGTAACCCATCTTAAATGGATAATCACTACCTAATACTATATTATCAACACCAACAAACCTTATCATGAAATCTAATATTTCATTATTAAACAATAGCGTATCAAAATAGAAATTAGA
The nucleotide sequence above comes from Sulfolobus tengchongensis. Encoded proteins:
- a CDS encoding MFS transporter, whose amino-acid sequence is MSSLSTREIKLIFLNFMSYTFLVYNYSILLVFNSPYISQLLFKGSYIFSLLGIYGLILIDVIMRVPGAYVLGPLSDKHGRKFVTRIASIGSALPLVIIALLPNPSSIILMLLYAIQGFFTGGLSAGITVIGLEDLPERHRGWFGGSGFAVGGSAYLIASIVFFTIISFLGSSLYTEIGWRIMFLTSLLILPFGFLMPESLRFRRNKEKVKSPIRLLISSYKRQFIFASTITALWASINALVNVMLPNFLYSVDHLSKVEIGYMSLIYSIVAIVSAFMGGELSEKIGRRTVSIIGGILGILLSIVFLLMASSPSLIILYVIILGFVSVFGGGGIMSYVNENFPTKIRSTGVSLSWNIGFLIGNTVPLLLTLALYYSSITLFPVVETIAMATLSISVVIISLISHETRGNIELEKQ